In Malassezia vespertilionis chromosome 7, complete sequence, the following proteins share a genomic window:
- the SPT14 gene encoding phosphatidylinositol N-acetylglucosaminyltransferase (TransMembrane:1 (o1842-1864i); BUSCO:EOG09262TO9; COG:D; COG:I; COG:M; COG:O; EggNog:ENOG503NWSA): MAPQAEGRRAMALEDANDSITPMLATLHASLMLLQTPHPEDGKRVGSTMARGMDEMRAWVRDAKQRFAVASDAKRLVFCSDGVWEIACARLYAAMDVSHTSTVNRARAILEELLHVWECARGNTSPPSFPALCMQTAAAHRGSQASLATMDALVRTSGLAILTPVYGDVPVRALLGEIIEAMQAGLGNISRRSKLAMALLGACTALDTDVWLATLAEALASPVPRTTENVVAHLLHPVLDVMPDALTPLLTLLGAGTSTSHVRALLAVLRAAKMRDLCTLVDDDAYSPAVVPVRVPCSVVRTCIACSEPRIQIAALALVVDAKTPAALFCDAELQVLGHFFEESLVLPSAVARQDSIALFVKLLVRIRVGMHMVSKHDGGEHASMQHLFTTLFHSVVQATHPHAPYPCAMLGVSLLALLMEALLPLGAVGNAYARSSLQDAVRALEKAKKTFPSGAAVSSIVPSHALVRRLLDLATKSTYDNIQDTAALLLLRLRPLPATGLQSAAFVEKHILQPSVASMPAAKDAEAHASVQLLRLYHALGTNAPIQDAALRTLRAAIVSLKVDAAPFSCNWTRALVQAHAALLQGRLQFARRNGLDRASACESLHGTLAALHTLVSLCSPEEAAPFCEEVQDLVGQVWALTKPILSAAAPEGAQGDLLACDSGLEPAPELSQAMQYAPTNTLPESSTPAYQRILSYAWRAMKESSALYAATLAKSAEGAYATPAALHHANEMFLEWLLHIRHRGAFSTIYPRYEETASALLHTKEYATFPAAWLAQLLTRLDAHVDAFSTTRRSAGIGFAVLALLCTDRTSLEPTMHTLLHMTTSAEPVRKVHGLNIVRVLIMDSTLAKSMRPHLGSALARAVHCFSSQDWRVRNASMMLFAAISTRYFGIKAYGDAGNAHYLNPLLSDDLRDAMSSVLSSASCHVAANDLAQVGHGSALYAVLLLLSKLEPRVSHPFPVADTLLALERCAHSANWKLREQAAASFAMVLDPAQRDATVARLLAQCSTGNQNALHGTLLLLKAIKAHGIEAHVDRLLAPNACPATLAAFLALAPLSSVVPWLRALFDALLANGNATAALKSLLQDPFVVWLYPIALHKAMDAGVALPLHALLHVHDDLCAALLHVLHERETRPWSVAEMYTAALGFAVAPRSLDVRIRAAQFAHALDYHGTMQKEQAQRLLVEILATESSALYEALLPLLGHAARDAAPDVFRTCAWIWARAAEDGCSLQSRLGTASSLDCVRTRIFASDGDAHATFTARRVLLKLLNDDDADVRAMACATISAQVGVPRSVYPAVEALRLGNVACTEFMWDALDSVAHSAWSTLVWEILTSEMHPEQTQRATNTLFPSEEENQFYDRVPDILRAYRWLASRRIAPPQHVDLRALANSLLVEIEARAERLCDLAFIPSLEQVLVVQLATVLGVLPAQPIIRTALHNLLVHVSQEQRTALRIALISDFFFPNVGGVEGHMYTVAQHLLQRGHKVIVITHAYAPHRRGVRYLSGGLKVYYIPLPIIERQDVFPSLFNHMPIMRAILLREDIQLVHGHQTVSSLALESVFHAKAMGLKTVFTDHSLYGFAEVSSILTNKLLRFVFTDIDHVVCVSHTGRENTVLRSSLPPEKVSTIPNAIDARRFVPDPSLASNDRICIVVLSRLVYRKGIDLLLFAIPRLCAMHPDVDFLIGGDGPKYVELEQMREKYMLQDRVVLVGAVPQREVQRHLCRGHIFLNTSLTEAFGTSIIEATCVGLYVVTTRVGGIPELLPPAMLRLADPTVDAIVRETVHAIAHVRNKRHDPAAQHQAVSRMYSWSETVRRLEIAYGIAMAAPPRTATERFQAHVQVGGPIAGKILVLVIAAQMVLLAILEWCKPAARIHKVSSVHGKGLEAR; encoded by the exons atggcgccgcaggcCGAGGGGCGCCGTGCGATGGCGCTGGAAGATGCCAATGATTCCATAACGCCCATGCTTGCCACGTTGCACGCAAGTTTAATGCTCTTGCAGACGCCACACCCCGAAGATGGCAAGCGTGTTGGAagcaccatggcgcgtggAATGGAtgaaatgcgcgcgtggGTTCGCGATGCCAAACAGCGCTTCGCGGTAGCCAGCGATGCCAAGAGGCTCGTATTTTGTAGTGATGGCGTATGGGAGattgcgtgcgcgcgcctgtaTGCAGCGATGGATGTGTCGCACACGTCGACCGTCaatcgcgcacgcgcgattTTGGAGGAGCTACTGCACGTATgggaatgcgcgcgcggcaatACATCGCCGCCTTCCTTCCCAGCGCTATGTATGCAAacggctgcggcgcatcgtggCTCACAGGCAAGTCTCGCGACGATGGATGCGCTTGTACGCACATCTGGGCTCGCGATTCTCACGCCTGTGTATGGCGACGTGCCGGTGCGTGCCCTACTCGGTGAGATTATCGAGGCGATGCAGGCTGGGTTGGGAAATATAAGCCGGCGATCCAAGCTGGCCATGGCcctgcttggcgcatgcACTGCTCTTGACACCGACGTATGGCTCGCTACATTGGCCGAAGCGCTCGCGTCgccagtgccgcgcacgacggAAAATGTTGTGGCACACTTGCTGCACCCAGTTCTGGACGTGATGCCCGACGCACTCACCCCGCTGCTCACACTGCTCGGTGCCGGTACATCTACTTCGCACGtacgcgcgctgctcgccgtcttacgcgctgcaaaaatgCGCGATTTGTGCACGCTTGtggacgacgatgcatACAGCCCCGCGGTAGTGCCTGTGCGCGTACCTTGCTCTGTCGTGCGCACATGCATTGCATGCTCTGAGCCGCGCATACAGattgccgcgcttgcgctggtgGTTGATGCCAAGACACCTGCTGCCTTGTTCTGCGACGCAGAGCTGCAAGTGCTGGGGCATTTTTTTGAAGAAAGCCTCGTGCTTCCGAGTGCAGTGGCACGGCAGGATAGCATTGCTTTGTTTGTCAAGCTGTTGGTGCGCATACGTGTTGGAATGCACATGGTCTCGAAACACGACGGCGGTGAGCATGCAAGTATGCAGCACCTCTTCACCACGCTCTTTCACAGCGTCGTGCAAGCGACGCATCCTCATGCACCGTATCCATGCGCCATGCTTGGTGTTTCGCTGCTTGCCCTGCTCATGGAGGCACTGTTGCCTTTGGGCGCGGTTGGCAATGCGTACGCACGTAGCAGCTTGCAGGACGCGGTAcgtgcgctggaaaaaGCAAAAAAGACATTTCCCagtggcgctgctgtgAGCAGCATTGTCCCGTCACACGCATTGGTACGCAGACTGCTTGACCTCGCGACGAAAAGTACGTACGACAATATCCAGGATACCGCCGCATTGCTGCTGCTTCGACTTCGTCCCCTGCCAGCCACAGGgctgcaaagcgcggcgtttgtCGAAAAGCATATTCTACAACCCTCCGTTGCATCGATGCCCGCGGCCAAAGACGCAGAGGCGCACGCATCCGTGCAACTCTTGCGGCTTTATCACGCCTTGGGTACTAACGCACCGATCCAagatgctgcgctgcgcacgcttcgCGCTGCGATCGTATCACTCAAAgtggacgctgcgccattTTCCTGCAATTGGACGCGAGCGCTGGTGCAGGCacatgcggcgctcctgcaGGGACGCCTGCagtttgcgcggcgcaacggTCTGGATCGTGCTTCGGCGTGCGAGTCGCTGCACGGCACATTGGCTGCTTTGCACACCTTGGTGTCGCTGTGCAGCCCCGAAGAGGCTGCGCCGTTCTGCGAAGAGGTGCAGGATCTGGTCGGCCAGGTATGGGCGCTGACGAAACCAATCCTCAGCGCGGCAGCACCCGAAGGAGCCCAAGGCGACCTACTGGCCTGCGACTCGGGCCTTGAGCCTGCACCCGAGCTGTCGCAGGCGATGCAATATGCGCCTACAAACACGCTTCCTGAATCCTCCACGCCAGCGTACCAGCGCATACTGTCGTACGCATGGCGTGCGATGAAAGAATCCTCTGCACTTTACGCTGCCACACTCGCCAAAAGCGCGGAGGGCGCATACGCAACACCTGCCGCGCTACACCATGCCAACGAAATGTTTCTCGAATGGCTCTTGCACATTCgccatcgcggcgcattcaGTACCATATACCCGCGCTACGAAGAGACCGCCTCGGCACTCTTGCACACCAAAGAGTACGCTACATTTCCTGCTGCATggcttgcacagctcctCACACGACTCGATGCACATGTCGACGCATTcagcacgacgcggcgaagcgccgGCATTGGAtttgccgtgcttgcgctgctgtgcacCGATCGAACATCGCTGGAGCCCACAATGCACACGTTGCTGCACATGACGACCTCTGCAGAGCCCGTACGAAAAGTGCATGGCCTAAATATTGTGCGTGTGCTAATCATGGACAGTACCTTGGCCAAATCGATGCGCCCTCATTTGGGCTctgccttggcgcgcgccgtgcactgTTTTAGCTCGCAGGACTGGCGCGTACGGAATGCATCGATGATGCTCTTTGCTGCCATCAGTACGCGCTACTTTGGCATCAAGGCGTATGGCGACGCTGGCAATGCGCACTATTTGAATCCGCTGCTCAGCGacgacttgcgcgacgcaatgAGCTCTGTGCTTtccagcgcctcttgcCACGTCGCAGCGAATGACCTGGCGCAGGTAGGCCATGGCTCAGCGCTTTATGCAGTGCTCCTCCTCTTGTCAAAGTTGGAGCCGCGCGTCTCGCATCCGTTTCCGGTGGCAGACACGCTACTTGCACTGGAACGGTGCGCCCACAGCGCCAACTGGAAattgcgcgagcaggccgcggcgtcgtTTGCCATGGTACTTGatcctgcgcagcgcgatgccACCGTCGCACGactgcttgcgcagtgcagcacTGGGAACCAAAATGCACTGCATGGAACACTGCTGCTGCTAAAGGCCATCAAAGCGCATGGAATTGAAGCGCACGTCGATCGTTTGCTCGCACCGAATGCGTGCCCTGCCACCTTGGCTGCGTTCCTCGCACTCGCTCCACTGTCCAGTGTCGTCCCTTGGCTACGTGCATTGTTCGATGCACTGCTGGCCAACGGCAACGCAACAGCGGCGCTCAAGAGCTTGCTCCAAGACCCATTTGTCGTCTGGCTTTATCCCATAGCACTCCACAAAGCCATGGACGCGGGGGTTGCTTTGCCGTTGCATGCATTGCTGCATGTGCATGACGacctttgcgcagcactcCTCCATGTtctgcacgagcgcgaaaCGAGGCCGTGGAGTGTGGCGGAGATGTACACTGCGGCACTCGGTTTTGCCGTCGCGCCCCGCTcgctggacgtgcgcattcgtgcggcgcagtttGCACATGCGCTAGACTACCATGGTACGATGCAGAAAgagcaggcacagcgcctGTTGGTGGAGATCCTCGCTACcgagagcagcgcattgtacgaagcgctgcttccgCTCTTGGGGCATGCCGCacgcgatgctgcgccagaCGTTTTTCGTACATGCGCATGGATttgggcgcgcgccgctgagGACGGATGCTCGCTGCAGTcgcgcctcggcacggCATCTTCTTTGGATTGcgtacgcacgcgcatcTTTGCCTCGGATGGAGATGCACATGCCACCTTtaccgcacgccgcgtcttACTGAAGCTTTTGaacgacgacgatgcagacgTGCGTGCAATGGCATGTGCGACGATCAGTGCCCAGGTGGGCGTTCCTCGCTCAGTATATCCCGCCGTagaagcgctgcgcttgggcAATGTTGCATGCACCGAATTCATGTGGGATGCACTGGATTCtgtcgcgcacagcgcatggTCTACGCTTGTGTGGGAGATACTGACTTCGGAGATGCATCCCGAGCAGACGCAGCGTGCCACAAACACTCTCTTTCCTTCCGAAGAAGAGAACCAGTTCTATGATCGCGTACCGGatattttgcgcgcatacCGCTGGctggcatcgcgccgcatcgcgccgccgcagcacgTTGACCTGCGTGCGCTAGCAAATTCGCTGCTCGTAGAGATCGAGGCACGGGCTGAGCGCCTATGCGACCTTGCATTTATTCCATCGCTGGAGCAGGTGCTGGTCGTGCAGCTTGCGACtgtgcttggcgtgctTCCGGCACAGCCAATTAttcgcacggcgctgcacaattTGCTTGTCCATGTCTCACAGGAAcagcgcacagcgcttCGAATTGC GCTCATTTCCGATTTCTTCTTTCCCAAtgtcggcggcgtggaAGGACATATGTACACGGTTGCACAGCATCTCTTGCAGCGTGGACACAAG GTGATTGTCATTACGCATGCATATGCACCGCACCGCAGGGGCGTACGCTACCTTTCGGGAGGGTTGAAGGTGTATTATATCCCTCTGCCCATCATTGAAAGACAGGATGTGTTTCCTTCTTTGTTTAACCACATGCCGATTATGCGCGCCATTCTCCTCCGCGAAGATATCCAGCTTGTGCATGGGCACCAGACAGTCTCGAGCTTGGCTCTCGAGTCTGTATTCCACGCCAAGGCAATGGGGCTCAAGACGGTCTTTACGGACCACTCTTTGTATGGGTTCGCCGAGGTGTCGAGCATCTTGACCAACAAGCTACTGCGCTTTGTCTTTACAGACATTGATCATGTGGTGTGCGTAAGCCATACAGGCAGGGAGAATAcagtgctgcgctcgtcgctgccgccggAAAAGGTGTCGACAATTCCCAATGCcatcgatgcgcggcgattCGTGCCGGATcccagcttggcgagcaaCGACAGGATATGCATTGTGGTGCTTAGCAGGCTCGTGTACCGCAAGGGGATCGATTTGCTCTTGTTCGCCATTCCGCGGCTCTGTGCCATGCACCCGGATGTAGACTTTCTCATTGGGGGGGATGGGCCCAAATatgtcgagctcgagcagatGCGTGAAAAGTACATGCTTCAGGATAGGGTTGTCCTGGTAGGTgccgtgccgcagcgcgaaGTGCAGCGGCACCTGTGCCGCGGCCATATATTTCTAAATACGTCGCTCACCGAGGCATTTGGCACGTCCATTATTGAGGCGACGTGTGTAGGACTCTATGTCGTGACAACTAGAGTCGGTGGAATTCCCGAGTTGCTGCCGCCTGCGATGCTGCGTCTTGCTGACCCAACCGTCGATGCAATTGTGCGCGAGACTGTGCATGCCATCGCGCATGTGCGCAACAAAAGACACGATCCcgccgcacagcaccaGGCTGTCTCGCGCATGTACTCGTGGTCGGAAACGGTGCGTCGCTTGGAGATTGCGTACGGGATTGCGAtggctgcgccgccacgtACGGCCACAGAGCGCTTCCAAGCGCATGTGCAAGTGGGCGGGCCAATTGCAGGCAAGATTCTTGTGCTCGTCATCGCTGCACAAATGGTGCTGCTTGCAATCTTGGAATGGTGCAAGCCTGCAGCGCGTATTCACAAGGTGTCGAGTGTGCATGGAAAAGGGCTGGAGGCGAGATAG
- the DPB2 gene encoding DNA-directed DNA polymerase (COG:L; EggNog:ENOG503NVDX) encodes MADVHVPPDVRREILRAFTRKYHLQLRSDAVQFVCATLQAHGLLDEPVARAEAVEALANALVEQHFSGASSAGFDGLVVTSDVLCKVYDQLVVEGAEEPGAASAVTMGDTPNLERYFHVCDAFKLPRIRFNGSRKIFEPIEKPASLLSSPASVTEHLAERYELLRSVVLRNEHFLPPLAAGARESHMKLTTTKNLLGRQGQNCLLFGRLSTTPDGQYVLEDTEGSVHLDLDAAIAGEGIFTEGSFVLVEGEYTMQERLHAFAIGHPPSESRDEARSLFGHVDFTGTGAVPQKHVAAMQSQEMQHPDLSFAVFSDVHLDHENSLSNLRAILQGYGDADFIPFCLVLCGNFTSVSMEADEGNRDRFEQGFLRLAELLQRFPHILEQTHLVLIPGPADPVSTPLLPRARIPAPLVASFEQSLPSAFVAQRLHWASNPCKLVYFSQEMVIFRDDIMSKMLRSAVRLKDELRDGDLQKFLVSTLLDQAHLCPLPQQVRPVLWEHANAMRLYPMPSALVLADRYERFELTYEGCHVFNPGSFRGQMERSELQE; translated from the exons ATGGCCGATGTGCACGTCCCGCCAgacgtgcggcgcgaaaTTCTACGTGCATTTACGCGGAAGTACCATTTGCAGCTGCGGTCTGATGCGGTCCAGTTTGTGTGTGCGACATTGCAGGCACACGGCTTGCTGGACGAGCCAGTGGCGCGGGCGGAAGccgtcgaggcgctcgcgaATGCACTGGTCGAGCAGCATTTTtccggcgcatcgagtGCAGGGTTTGACGGGCTGGTCGTGACGAGCGATGTGCTGTGCAAAGTGTATGATCAGCTGGTCGTCGAGGGCGCGGAAGAGCCAGGCGCTGCGAGTGCCGTGACCATGGGCGATACGCCCAACCTAGAACGCTACTTTCACGTGTGCGACGCATTCAAGTTGCCACGCATTCGGTTCAATGGGTCGCGCAAGATATTTGAGCCTATAGAGAAGCCTGCATCGCTGTTATCGTCGCCGGCCTCGGTGACCGAGCACCTCGCAGAGCGCTACGAACTGCTACGAAgcgtcgtgctgcgcaacgagcattttttgccgccgctcgctgcggGTGCGCGTGAGTCGCATATGAAACTTACCACGACCAAGAATCTGCTCGGAAGGCAGGGCCAGAACTGCTTGCTTTTTGGCCGACTGAGCACGACGCCGGATGGGCAATACGTGCTGGAAGACACAGAAGGCAGCGTGCATCTGGATTTGGACGCGGCGATTGCCGGAGAGGGAATTTTTACGGAAGGAAGTTTTGTGCTTGTCGAGGGCGAGTATACCATGCAGGAAAGGCTCCATGCATTTGCCATTGGGCATCCGCCGAGCGAGAGCAgggacgaggcgcgcagcctGTTTGGTCACGTTGACTTTACAGGCACCGGTGCCGTGCCTCAAAAGCATGTGGCTGCAATGCAGAGCCAGGAAATGCAGCATCCTGATTTGTCTTTTGCCGTATTCAGTGATGTGCACTTGGACCATGAAAACTCGCTGTCGAACCTGCGCGCGATTTTGCAGGGGTACGGAGACGCAGACTTTATTCCATTCTGTCTTGTCTTGTGCGGCAACTTTACGTCGGTGTCGATGGAGGCGGACGAGGGAAATCGCGATCGCTTTGAGCAGGGATTCTtgcgcctcgccgagctttTACAGCGGTTCCCACACATTCTCGAACAGACGCATCTCGTGCTTATTCCTGGGCCTGCAGATCCAgtgagcacgccgctgctgccccGCGCCCGCATTCCGGCGCCATTGGTTGCATCGTTTGAGCAGAGCCTTCCGAGTGCGTTTGTGGCGCAAAGGCTTCACTGGGCAAGTAATCCTTGCAAGCTCGTTTATTTCTCCCAAGAAATGGTGATTTTCCGCGACGATATCATGAGTAAAATGCTACGCAGTGCGGTCCGACTGAAGGACGAGTTGCGCGATGGCGATCTGCAAAAATTT CTTGTCTCCACGTTGCTGGACCAAGCGCATCTGTGCCCGCTCCCGCAGCAGGTCCGGCCCGTGCTGTGGGAGCATGCAAATGCGATGCGTTTATACCCAATGCCGAGTGCG CTCGTGCTTGCAGACCGCTACGAGCGATTTGAGCTCACCTACGAGGGATGCCATGTATTTAATCCAGGGTCGTTCCGCG GACAGATGGAGCGgag CGAATTGCAAGAGTAA
- a CDS encoding uncharacterized protein (TransMembrane:12 (i102-120o140-160i172-192o198-223i235-258o264-284i332-357o377-398i419-439o451-471i478-500o512-533i); COG:S; EggNog:ENOG503NWFT) — MAWENVKSSEGFHPTRRPTDYLPELGPWDVALTNEAQSPEGTEVNNEEANIESKSHRSSLEEEQGQSMGIDGKEHPKEVNPLLVTWDENDAHENPRAWKSSYRMFLVFVVSCYTFLSPLSSTANVPALDVLKREFNVDSFVIGNMMMSASMLAFVVGPSFYAPLSERYGRKYILQVANVLFLIFNVCCGLAKNSSTMIVLRFFAGLAGVAPVTIGPGVVADLFEPEERGTAMSMYTLSPILGPCVGPIYAGWIIQAYGEDKWPWIFWASTMFSGVVTVFGLFVLKETYTPVLLERKAKKLRKETGNDGYHTIFTQKETLGQRVLHGLLRPPIFYFTQPVIFVVCTYQALMFGCQYLLLASFSRVFKEEYGEPPGIASLHYIAMVLGFLVAGQAGGRWTDWNYRRLKAKNGGVGKPEFKLPLLIATGIFMPAGLLLYGWTVEYHIHWIVPDIGIFILACGARATMFISPLYLADSVTMYAASASGAAVMTRGVFSFTFPLFAPNMYDALGQGWGNSVLALVTACLGLPAPFILYKYGERLRLRSSYSKRGMTLMT; from the coding sequence ATGGCTTGGGAAAACGTCAAGTCGTCGGAAGGATTTCATCCAACACGTCGTCCAACAGACTATCTTCCAGAGCTAGGACCTTGGGATGTAGCCCTTACGAATGAAGCCCAAAGCCCGGAAGGGACGGAAGTAAACAATGAAGAGGCGAACATTGAAAGCAAGTCCCATCGCTCCTCCCTCGAGGAGGAGCAAGGGCAAAGCATGGGTATCGATGGGAAAGAGCACCCCAAGGAAGTAAACCCTCTCTTGGTGACATGGGACGAAAACGATGCTCATGAAAATCCCCGGGCGTGGAAATCCTCCTACCGCATGTTTCTGGTATTTGTCGTCTCGTGCTACACGTTCCTAAGCCCCCTCTCCAGTACGGCCAATGTACCTGCTCTGGACGTACTAAAGCGCGAGTTCAACGTCGATTCATTTGTCATTGGCAACATGATGATGTCTGCATCCATGCTTGCTTTTGTAGTGGGTCCTAGCTTTTATGCACCGCTCAGTGAGCGGTACGGGCGAAAGTATATTCTTCAAGTGGCCAACGTCCTCTTTTTGATATTCAACGTGTGCTGTGGACTGGCAAAAAATTCGTCCACCATGATTGTACTCCGTTTCTTTGCGGGTCTGGCTGGTGTCGCACCTGTGACGATTGGGCCAGGCGTGGTTGCCGATCTGTTTGAGCCAGAGGAGCGCGGTACAGCCATGTCAATGTACACGCTTTCGCCGATCCTTGGTCCTTGCGTTGGGCCGATTTATGCCGGCTGGATCATACAGGCATATGGCGAGGACAAGTGGCCGTGGATTTTTTGGGCGTCGACCATGTTTAGCGGTGTGGTAACCGTCTTTGGCCTGTTTGTGCTCAAAGAGACGTACACGCCTGTGCTTCTAGAACGAAAGGCCAAAAAGCTGCGTAAGGAGACTGGGAACGATGGGTACCACACGATTTTCACACAAAAAGAAACACTTGGGCAGCGCGTTCTCCATGGGTTACTGCGTCCCCCTATCTTTTACTTTACACAGCCAGTTATCTTTGTGGTGTGCACGTACCAGGCATTGATGTTTGGATGCCAGTATCTCTTGCTGGCATCCTTTTCGCGCGTGTTCAAGGAAGAATACGGAGAGCCGCCCGGCattgcatcgctgcatTACATTGCCATGGTGCTCGgcttcctcgtcgctggccAAGCTGGAGGGCGCTGGACCGATTGGAACTACCGCCGCTTGAAGGCAAAGAATGGTGGCGTTGGCAAGCCCGAGTTTAAATTGCCATTGTTGATTGCTACTGGCATCTTTATGCCAGCAGGGCTGCTCTTGTACGGATGGACAGTCGAGTACCATATACACTGGATCGTGCCGGATATCGGTATCTTTATCTTGGCATGCGGTGCGCGTGCAACAATGTTTATCAGCCCATTGTACCTTGCAGACTCTGTGACGATGtatgcagcgtcggcgtcaGGCGCAGCCGTCAtgacgcgcggcgttttCTCGTTCACATTTCCCCTGTTTGCACCGAATATGTATGACGCCCTAGGACAAGGATGGGGTAACAGTGTATTGGCGCTTGTAACGGCATGTCTTGGATTGCCAGCGCCATTTATACTGTACAAATATGGCGagcggctgcggctgcgctCTTCGTACTCGAAACGTGGGATGACTTTGATGACCTAA